From a single Lolium rigidum isolate FL_2022 chromosome 7, APGP_CSIRO_Lrig_0.1, whole genome shotgun sequence genomic region:
- the LOC124674899 gene encoding dof zinc finger protein 1-like produces MDAAHWPQGLGQLKPMEEMLMGTGANLQVQGSNPNPNPNPPAQAPSAALAPGGAVRGGTPAMAVAGAGAGAGSGAGSTERRARPQKEKAINCPRCNSTNTKFCYYNNYSLQQPRYFCKTCRRYWTEGGSLRNVPVGGGSRKNKRSSSSLSSASASAASTSVASSSMAGATSNKNPKLAHDSAAHDLNLAFPHHHGGMQQAQAEYMAFPSLESSSMCNPAGGSTMGARVGGALSAMELLRSTGCYMPLQVPMQMPGEYGAAGFTLGEFRPPPPHSQSQNLLGFSLDAHGPAGAASSAGYGSSAGMQGMQDRAGRLLFPFEDLKPAASSGAGGGESGDGGSGTGVDGGHHQFEQGNKEQQGNGAPGGQDNPVFWNGMIGGGTSW; encoded by the coding sequence GGGCTAGGGCAGCTGAAGCCCATGGAGGAGATGCTGATGGGAACAGGCGCGAACCTGCAGGTGCAAGGGTCAAATCCGAATCCGAATCCGAATCCGCCGGCGCAGGCCCCGTCGGCGGCGTTGGCACCTGGGGGTGCCGTGAGGGGTGGAACGCCGGCCATGGCAGTGGCGGGAGCAGGTGCCGGTGCCGGTTCCGGTGCTGGTAGCACGGAGCGGCGGGCGCGGCCGCAGAAGGAGAAGGCGATCAACTGCCCTAGGTGCAACTCCACCAACACCAAGTTCTGCTACTACAACAACTACAGCCTCCAGCAGCCGCGCTACTTCTGCAAGACCTGCCGCCGGTACTGGACCGAGGGCGGATCCTTGCGCAACGTTCCCGTCGGCGGCGGCTCCCGCAAGAACAAGCGCTCGTCGTCGTCCTTGTCCTCCGCGTCCGCGTCGGCCGCGAGCACGTCGGTCGCCAGCTCGTCCATGGCCGGGGCGACGTCCAACAAGAACCCGAAGCTGGCGCACGACAGCGCGGCGCACGACCTGAACCTGGCGTTCCCGCACCACCATGGCGGTATGCAGCAGGCGCAGGCGGAGTACATGGCGTTCCCGAGCCTGGAGAGCAGTAGCATGTGTAACCCGGCCGGCGGTAGCACAATGGGCGCCCGGGTCGGTGGCGCACTCTCCGCGATGGAGCTGCTTCGGAGCACCGGCTGCTACATGCCACTGCAGGTGCCGATGCAGATGCCAGGAGAGTACGGCGCCGCAGGCTTCACTCTCGGCGAGTTCCGCCCACCCCCACCGCACTCGCAGTCGCAGAACTTGCTCGGCTTCTCGCTGGATGCGCACGGCCCGGCGGGTGCGGCTTCTTCGGCGGGGTACGGCTCAAGCGCGGGGATGCAAGGGATGCAGGACAGAGCAGGAAGGTTGCTGTTCCCGTTCGAAGACTTGAAGCCAGCTGCAAGCTCAGGCGCCGGTGGAGGTGAGAGCGGTGACGGCGGTTCCGGCACTGGCGTGGACGGTGGCCACCATCAGTTCGAGCAAGGCAACAAGGAGCAACAAGGAAATGGCGCCCCCGGCGGGCAAGACAACCCGGTGTTCTGGAACGGCATGATCGGCGGTGGCACTTCATGGTAA